In a genomic window of Rubripirellula tenax:
- a CDS encoding Orn/Lys/Arg family decarboxylase, with product MKFRFPILIIDEDYRSENTSGLGIRALAEAMEGEGAEVIGATSYGDLSQFAQQQSRASAFILSIDDEEVMSSDEEEGPAIGKLREFIQEIRFKNNDIPIFLYGETRTSAHIPNDILRELHGFIHMFEDTPEFVARHILREARSYTDGLAPPFFRALLDYARDGSYSWHCPGHSGGVAFLKSPVGQMFHQFFGENMLRADVCNAVEELGQLLDHTGPVAASERNAARIFNADHCFFVTNGTSTSNKMVWHSTVASGDIVVVDRNCHKSILHSIIMTGAVPVFLTPKRNHFGLIGPIPLEEFLPENIQKKIDANPFARAVQEANPGRKPRILTITQSTYDGIVYNVEMLEELLDGKIGTLHFDEAWLPHATFHDFYRNMHAIGRDRPRCEESMVFATHSTHKLLAGISQASQILVKEPKNQKLDRHIFNEAYLMHTSTSPQYAIIASCDVAAAMMEPPGGTALVEESILEALNFRRAMRKVDAEWGDDWWFQVWGPDEIPEHGIGEQSDWILKADDEWHGFGHLADGFNMLDPIKGTVITPGLNLHGQFAETGIPASIVTRYLAEHGVIVEKAGLYSFFIMFTIGITKGRWNTLVSALQQFKDDYDKNLPMWKILPEFAAKFPKYESVGLRDLSHAIHDTYKQSDIARVTTEMYLSEITPAMLPYVAYDKMTHREIDRVEIDDLLGRVTAVLLTPYPPGIPLLIPGECFNQTIIEYLQFARKFNERFPGFETDIHGLVTETVNGVRKYHVDCIRTKPDQELEQNTASAVKNLVATN from the coding sequence CCGAAGCAATGGAGGGAGAGGGGGCTGAAGTGATCGGGGCGACCAGTTACGGGGACCTATCGCAATTCGCTCAACAGCAATCTCGCGCGTCGGCTTTCATTTTGTCGATCGACGACGAAGAAGTGATGTCGTCGGATGAAGAGGAAGGCCCCGCGATTGGAAAGCTGCGTGAGTTCATTCAAGAAATTCGCTTTAAGAACAACGACATCCCGATTTTTCTGTACGGCGAAACCAGAACGTCGGCGCACATTCCCAACGACATTTTGCGGGAATTGCACGGCTTCATTCACATGTTCGAAGACACGCCGGAATTCGTCGCCCGGCACATTTTGCGTGAAGCTCGATCGTACACCGATGGTCTGGCACCACCGTTCTTTCGAGCACTGTTGGATTACGCTCGCGACGGGTCGTATTCGTGGCACTGTCCGGGGCACTCGGGCGGCGTAGCGTTTTTGAAGAGCCCCGTCGGCCAGATGTTTCACCAATTCTTTGGCGAGAACATGTTGCGTGCTGACGTATGTAACGCCGTCGAAGAGCTCGGCCAGTTGCTAGACCACACCGGTCCGGTGGCAGCATCGGAGCGGAATGCGGCCCGCATTTTCAACGCTGACCATTGTTTCTTCGTCACCAACGGAACATCCACATCGAACAAGATGGTTTGGCACTCGACCGTCGCGTCGGGCGACATCGTGGTCGTTGACCGCAACTGCCACAAATCGATTTTGCACTCGATCATCATGACGGGTGCCGTGCCGGTATTCTTGACGCCGAAACGGAACCACTTCGGGTTGATCGGGCCGATCCCGCTTGAAGAATTCCTTCCCGAGAACATCCAGAAGAAGATCGACGCCAACCCGTTCGCCCGCGCGGTTCAAGAAGCCAATCCGGGACGGAAACCGCGAATCCTGACCATCACGCAAAGCACTTACGACGGCATCGTCTACAACGTCGAAATGCTGGAGGAGTTGCTGGACGGAAAAATTGGCACGCTGCATTTTGACGAGGCATGGTTACCGCACGCGACATTCCATGATTTTTACCGCAACATGCACGCGATCGGCCGCGACCGACCGCGATGCGAAGAATCGATGGTCTTTGCGACGCACTCGACCCACAAGCTGCTGGCGGGGATCTCGCAGGCTTCGCAAATTCTGGTCAAAGAACCAAAAAATCAGAAACTGGATCGCCATATCTTTAACGAGGCGTATCTGATGCATACGTCCACGTCGCCCCAGTACGCGATCATCGCGTCGTGCGATGTCGCCGCAGCGATGATGGAGCCACCGGGTGGCACTGCGCTGGTCGAGGAATCCATCTTGGAAGCCCTGAACTTTCGCCGGGCCATGCGAAAAGTCGATGCCGAGTGGGGCGACGATTGGTGGTTCCAAGTGTGGGGGCCCGACGAGATTCCCGAGCACGGCATCGGCGAGCAGAGCGATTGGATCTTAAAGGCCGACGACGAATGGCACGGCTTCGGGCACCTAGCCGACGGATTCAACATGCTGGACCCGATCAAGGGTACGGTCATCACACCGGGCTTGAATCTGCACGGCCAGTTCGCCGAGACCGGCATTCCTGCTTCGATTGTTACACGGTACTTGGCCGAGCACGGCGTCATCGTCGAAAAGGCGGGTCTGTACTCGTTCTTTATCATGTTCACGATCGGCATCACCAAAGGCCGCTGGAACACGCTCGTCAGCGCCCTTCAACAGTTTAAAGACGATTACGACAAGAATCTTCCGATGTGGAAAATCTTGCCGGAATTCGCGGCTAAGTTTCCCAAGTATGAATCGGTGGGCCTGAGAGACCTTTCGCACGCGATTCACGATACGTACAAGCAAAGTGATATCGCACGGGTGACCACGGAAATGTACTTGTCCGAGATCACACCCGCGATGTTGCCATACGTCGCGTACGACAAGATGACGCACCGTGAAATCGATCGTGTCGAGATCGACGACCTGCTCGGTCGCGTCACGGCGGTCCTGCTGACGCCCTACCCGCCGGGCATCCCGTTGCTGATCCCTGGCGAGTGTTTCAATCAAACGATCATCGAATACTTGCAGTTCGCAAGAAAGTTCAACGAACGCTTCCCAGGATTTGAAACTGATATCCATGGGTTGGTCACAGAAACAGTCAATGGAGTTCGCAAATACCATGTCGACTGTATTCGCACCAAACCGGACCAAGAACTCGAGCAAAACACGGCATCGGCGGTCAAGAACTTGGTTGCGACGAACTAG
- a CDS encoding PrsW family glutamic-type intramembrane protease: MTWQHWLRVKTQDPTFLWTMTLSILVTGVAAGWLAQFAPKSKNVDSKSIHDAIAMGWESPDDLTSWLQAMDDDVPFDFRLVAISHLELDDDQSAAWSAVDLTSGSTQRGIASQLLLSIALGKPTPQLDQMANTAPATRHANQAIGALHLSQRSFGTAGKYFEREGLFEDAEIARQFALDVYGAANDSAAIERLAKLPPYAPLISPSERLLIAESNRDWTEIFRVIVPLTAERFKQGFATLLAIIAGIGWFVLAARMGRAGTREGARLWLCGLAIVMGGLSIPVTSLVNIWQELDWGITESNDLIEGIKFYVLGVGFREEFAKLLMLLPLMPIIVRRRSPIEALIVSACVGLGFAIVENMGYFARSSSTDSMGRFLTANFAHMSMTGLIGLSFARFFWKKQDISHALLTFLLVMLAHGFYDATIAVPGLQDLSIAGTIIFILLAYAFFHEVRSEYQQTPETISLTASFLFIVSMLTAITFVYVSWRMGFAASVTLLAVDVLGLGVMVYMYLREMPNSLIH, from the coding sequence ATGACTTGGCAGCACTGGCTACGCGTAAAGACTCAAGACCCGACCTTTCTTTGGACCATGACGTTGTCCATTTTGGTGACAGGTGTGGCAGCGGGTTGGCTGGCTCAATTCGCACCGAAATCGAAAAACGTCGACTCGAAGTCAATTCACGATGCAATCGCGATGGGATGGGAATCTCCCGACGACCTAACATCGTGGCTACAAGCGATGGACGACGACGTTCCGTTTGACTTTCGGTTGGTCGCCATTTCGCATCTTGAACTCGACGACGATCAGTCCGCCGCGTGGAGCGCCGTTGACCTAACGTCCGGTTCAACCCAACGGGGTATCGCAAGCCAATTGTTACTCAGCATCGCTCTTGGAAAACCAACACCTCAACTCGATCAGATGGCCAATACCGCCCCGGCCACCCGTCACGCCAATCAAGCGATCGGGGCCCTTCATTTGAGTCAACGATCGTTCGGAACAGCGGGCAAGTATTTTGAACGCGAAGGTTTGTTTGAAGATGCCGAAATCGCACGGCAATTTGCATTGGACGTCTATGGGGCGGCCAATGATTCGGCTGCGATTGAGCGACTCGCGAAACTGCCGCCGTATGCGCCGCTGATCTCGCCGAGCGAGCGACTGTTAATCGCGGAATCGAATCGTGACTGGACGGAGATCTTTCGCGTGATCGTGCCCCTTACCGCAGAACGATTCAAGCAGGGCTTCGCGACATTGCTTGCGATCATCGCGGGCATCGGATGGTTCGTTTTAGCGGCGAGAATGGGTCGGGCGGGAACACGCGAGGGAGCGAGGCTTTGGTTGTGCGGACTGGCGATCGTGATGGGTGGACTCAGCATCCCCGTCACCAGCTTGGTCAACATTTGGCAAGAACTCGATTGGGGAATCACCGAAAGCAATGACTTGATCGAAGGCATCAAGTTCTACGTTTTGGGCGTCGGCTTTCGCGAAGAGTTCGCAAAACTGTTGATGCTGTTGCCGTTGATGCCAATCATCGTGCGACGGCGAAGTCCGATCGAAGCCTTGATCGTTTCCGCTTGCGTCGGTCTGGGTTTCGCGATCGTCGAAAACATGGGCTACTTTGCCCGCAGCAGCAGTACCGATTCGATGGGACGCTTTTTAACCGCCAACTTTGCACACATGTCGATGACGGGTTTGATCGGGCTGTCGTTCGCAAGGTTCTTCTGGAAAAAGCAAGACATCAGTCACGCTTTATTGACGTTTCTTTTGGTGATGCTGGCCCACGGTTTTTATGACGCAACGATCGCCGTCCCGGGGCTTCAGGACTTGAGCATCGCAGGCACGATCATTTTCATCCTTCTTGCCTACGCGTTTTTCCACGAAGTCCGATCCGAATACCAACAGACGCCGGAAACGATCAGCCTAACAGCGTCGTTTCTATTCATCGTTTCGATGCTGACCGCGATCACCTTTGTTTACGTCAGTTGGCGGATGGGATTCGCCGCAAGCGTAACCCTGCTAGCCGTCGACGTGCTCGGGCTTGGCGTGATGGTCTACATGTACTTGCGTGAAATGCCCAATTCGCTGATTCATTGA